In one window of Cicer arietinum cultivar CDC Frontier isolate Library 1 unplaced genomic scaffold, Cicar.CDCFrontier_v2.0 Ca_scaffold_6182_v2.0, whole genome shotgun sequence DNA:
- the LOC113786250 gene encoding uncharacterized protein: MKKNGSRIFICDLCGKSFSSGNALGGHKASHNRSNLLQPPIKKHKLTIDSCSLSSPHDHDDVKHKHACVLCHKVFPSNKVLYGHMRSHSQKDSKAIQPPPITTTSPDSKKQSNNTDDQPILPTIDLEKYFPPRSHQTKKRRSKSIIDYELINVAQILCDMSRSDPKRLKLSTNIDNQKNKEHVTIVKNNNNEKKLVVRFKIPKDKEVKNNEGETKKESSHQLGSRGVVKDFDLNEIPVDVADEQAN; this comes from the coding sequence ATGAAAAAGAATGGATCAAGAATCTTCATTTGTGATTTGTGCGGCAAATCTTTCAGCTCCGGCAATGCCCTTGGTGGCCACAAAGCATCCCACAACCGCTCCAACCTTCTTCAACCTCCAATCAAGAAACACAAACTCACCATCGATTCTTGCTCTTTATCTTCTCCTCATGATCATGATGATGTCAAACACAAACATGCATGTGTTCTATGTCACAAAGTTTTTCCATCAAACAAAGTTTTGTATGGGCACATGCGATCGCACTCTCAAAAAGATTCAAAGGCTATTCAACCGCCACCAATAACAACAACATCCCCTGATTCCAAGAAACAGAGTAATAATACTGATGATCAACCAATACTACCAACTATTGATCTAGAGAAATATTTTCCACCAAGATCGCATCAAACGAAGAAACGACGCAGTAAAAGTATAATTGATTATGAACTTATTAATGTTGCTCAAATACTCTGCGATATGTCTCGCAGTGACCCTAAAAGGTTGAAACTTTCGACCAATATCGATAATCAAAAGAACAAGGAACATGTGACAATAgtcaaaaataataacaacGAAAAGAAATTAGTggtgagattcaagattcctaAAGACAAGGAAGTTAAGAACAATGAAGGTGAAACAAAAAAGGAATCAAGTCATCAATTGGGGTCAAGAGGAGTTGTTAAAGATTTTGATTTGAATGAGATACCGGTTGATGTTGCAGATGAACAAGCAAACTAG